DNA from Besnoitia besnoiti strain Bb-Ger1 chromosome Unknown contig00056, whole genome shotgun sequence:
taacttagctcttttatctgaaattcgagctttgaatactcgaatgttgatacgacaacattttatgactcgaaatgtagtcagtggatgggtaattatttgggtatacagtatgatcttcttgattattattggtagtgctattccacaagcgacttatatcttatatggtagattagctactatcgtatatcttactaccggattggttctatgcttatactaaatcaatagttataatgactacagcttccaagcaaacatgattaccgtgatattgaaatccaacacttttagctgtcttaagcagtccagtggggtggtggtgtactgcaatcataaagaacttggttgtctgtatctcataaccggagtcatcttcagtattctaggaactataatgtctttgtttattcgatttgagttatacagttctggatcgcggatcatttgtacagagacgatagctacttataatgtgataataacgatacatggcctagctatgatctttatgttcttaatgcctgctttgtacggaggatatggtaacttctttgtaccaatatatattggtggttcggaagtcgttttccaagaactaacgcgatctcctattttctagtaccattagtgaactcttttggtctgatcctaagtacgcagtgagctaactagatacaaggaacttgacaagcattaatagatttatataaacgacaaggacatgagtctactggattttataatacagggttgaactgtgggttagtttcaatgcccaaggcagagcactggattggatacccagggaactgtgctcccattaataagaatcatattctaagtcaccaggcatgcaataccaatcagataacaactgaagctagactccatgttacacttactaaaatgggattcctaggttgatataaactacctttttctggggagtatatactacgagttggactactggtttagatcttgaaggtctttgtttaccggatccaagttctcttgtgcttttcatgaccatcatgttaagtgcattaagtatagtggtatccagcgtatatttgaaaaaccaacatttgtatacaagctgtacgaatatcatgacattcactttggtagtcgccttcttaatgttagtctgtacggaatacttaggactatctctttatattaatgataatgcatttggtaatggacttttcatcttaactggtatacattttagccatgttattgttggagctatccttgtattcttcactcaaagtatctatagttctttagttacttacatgcctacaagctctataatgctaagcaaatctaaaggtatgttatgcaagatctttacagaaccattcactattttatatctacactttgtagaaaccatgtggatattaatccacattacattctatctctaaatcatataacggtcgtaaggtacgccggggataacaggtcagataatattgggagttctaatcctcggattgtatcagcacctccatgtcggctcattactcccttgttattgaacaagattcagttaggaacgctagttcaccgtcagatgtaatacgtgagctgggttaagaacgtctggagacagtttgttccctatctaccatattatctaattggtttaattttcttacaaacggcttttggtttgattgaattatcgcacccagataactccataccagtgaaccggtttgtaactccgcttcatatcgtacctgaatggtactttttagcatattatgcggtgttaaaagtaatcccatccaaaaccggtggtttgttagtatttatgttatcaacatgtcaatgaaatatcaacaacgatgaaacttatttggttaacataacaacatagaaggtaaagctggattacgttcaaactttacactggatacgtttcaatgttaacttactaaataccatgggagcgaagagaatctaatatgtaactccgttcatggaaatcaaaagagctttcactgattgtatttatgaaacgtgattagttcacctagccaacacgatccggttgtttgggaataatatccctatttaagggattgatatgtgctacaataacacagtcggtacgaagtcgaaacaaggtagttgatggtgaaccagtggctgaacaaacctttttattgattatgctgactttagtcccgagaaactacagttctgcttaaactgaggagtcaagtaggtacaaaccgtacaaggattaattatgtccatctgtgcatctaagttgagactatcggttatatattttagacgctaacttcccggctaaacatcccttttctttgaaacacacttcccttctcgccgttagcatgatctcaaagtaccagaagccatgtgatctatatagtataacgggacattagaccgaacctgcgatagataaatatatcttggatgattgtatattagcggctaaatgtcaatcaaacatgcgaattttaggttttccatgaaatctatttggaagaagaggcttgatagtactaccgtaagtacataatatacagtcccagcagtagcggttaaactatagaagagtcgagtattatccatgcataccaggcgtaaaaagcgttcatccagttactaaacaggtgccaggccaacaagaatccgatccgtgtattccgtacagactaacattaagaaggcgactaccaaagtgaatgtcatgatattcgtacagcttgtatacaaatgttggtttttcaaatatacgctggataccactatacttaatgcacttaacatgatggtcatgaaaagcacaagagaacttggatccggtaaacaaagaccttcaagatctaaaccagtagtccaactcgtagtatatactccccagaaaaaggtagtttatatcaacctaggaatcccattttagtaagtgtaacatggagtctagcttcagttgttatctgattggtattgcatgccctgagtacgtaaggaaaaggaaaggttaaccgctatttaaacacaacagttaccgtagctgtagatgaatgctaaatctagagtatctctcctaagacactgcataacatatgaatgctccttccgccattcgttgactgtgtttaccacggggaattagaacagaataccaagttctttgcctggaggtttgttacgttccgtacagttgtaggtaaaaggtatgttagagacttagactagcgttggagcacattgtttcattcgatagtccacgctcaatcttaccatacatagtacttttatgatcccaggctggtttaataagtcaaagtttagccgggaagttagcgtctaaaatatataaccgatagtctcaacttagatgcacagatggacataattaatccttgtacggtttgtacctacttgactcctcagtttaagttaaggagtcctttgtttacagcttgtaccgttactttcaggagcataccgttaaattcgatgatcttatgtgttcactcaaatcgaataaacaaagacattatagttcctagaatactgaagatgactccggttatgagatacagacaaccaagttctttatgattgcagtacaccaccaccccactggactgcttaagacagctaaaagtgttggatttcaatatcacggtaatcatgtttgcttggaagctgtagtcattataactattgatttagtataagcatagaaccaatccggtagtaagatatacgatagtagctaatctaccatataagatataagtcgcttgtggaatagcactaccaataataatcaagaagatcatactgtatacccaaataattacccatccactgactacatttcgagtcataaaatgttgtcgtatcaacattcgagtattcaaagctcgaatttcagataaaagagctaagttaatgagagaggacataaatactaacaaaccaccggttttggatgggattacttttaacaccgcataatatgctaaaaagtaccattcaggtacgatatgaagcggagttacaaaccggttcactggtatggagttatctgggtgcgataattcaatcaaaccaaaagccgtttgtaagaaaattaaaccaattagataatatggtagatagggaacaaactgtctccagacgttcttaacccagctcacgtattacatctgacggtgaactagcgttcctaactgaatcttgttcaataacaagggagtaatgagccgacatggaggtgctgatacaatccgaggattagaactcccaatattatctgacctgttatccccggcgtaccttacgaccgttatatgatttagagatagaatgtaatgtggattaatatccacatggtttctacaaagtgtagatataaaatagtgaatggttctgtaaagatcttgcataacatacctttagatttgcttagcattatagagcttgtaggcatgtaagtaactaaagaactatagatactttgagtgaagaatacaaggatagctccaacaataacatggctaaaatgtataccagttaagatgaaaagtccattaccaaatgcattatcattaatataaagagatagtcctaagtattccgtacagactaacattaagaaggcgactaccaaagtgaatgtcatgatattcgtacagcttgtatacaaatgttggtttttcaaatatacgctggataccactatacttaatgcagagcatagttaagatgataactattgtggatatagaaccaattgaacaccatgtattaatataacaaagataatcagggtaatctggtatccttcttggcataacgttgtgtagttatatgaagcgtacattccttaatatctggaacaatagattatggttaggtagtggaacaaggagagcgtctgttgtacatcaacactagatacaaggaacttgacaagcattaatagatttatataaacgacaaggacatgagtctactggattttataatacagggttgaactgtgggttagtttcaatgcccaaggcagagcactggattggatacccagggaactgtgctcccattaataagaatcatattctaagtcaccaggcatgcaataccaatcagataacaactgaagctagactccatgttacacttactaaaatgggattcctaggttgatataaactacctttttctgggagtatatactacgagttggactactggtttagatcttgaaggtctttgtttaccggatccaagttctcttgtgcttttcatgaccatcatgttaagtgcattaagtatagtggtatccagcgtatatttgaaaaaccaacatttgtatacaagctgtacgaatatcatgacattcactttggtagtcgccttcttaatgttagtctgtacggaatacacggatcggattcttgttggcctggcaacctgtttagtaactggatgaacgctttttacgcctggtatgcatggataatactcgactcttctatagtttaaccgctactgctgggactgtatattatgtacttacggtagtactatcagcctcttcttccaaatagatttcatggaaaacctaaaattcgcatgtttgattgacatttagcgctaatatacaatcatccaagatatatttatctatcgcaggttcggtctaatgtcccgttatactatatagatcacatggcttctggtactttgagattcatgctaacggcgagaagggaagtgtgttttcaaagaaaagggatgtttagccgggaagttagcgtctaaaatatataaccgatagtctcaacttagatgcacagaatggacataattaatccttgtacggtttgtacctacttgactcctcagttttaagtctttgtttacagcttgtaccgttactttcaggagcataccgttaaattcgatgatcttatgtgttcactcaaatcgaataaacaaagacattatagttcatagaatactgaagatgactccggttatgagatacagacaaccaagttctttatgattgcagtacaccaccaccccactggactgcttaagacagctaaaagtgttggatttcaatatcacggtaatcatgtttgtttggaagctgtagtcattataactattgatttagtataagcatagaaccaatccggtagtaagatatacgatagtagctaatctaccatataagatataagtcgcttgtggaatagcactaccaataataatcaagaagatcatactgtatacccaaataattacccatccactgactacatttcgagtcataaaatgttgtcgtatcaacattcgagtattcaaagctcgaatttcagataaaagagctaagttaatgagagaggacataaatactaacaaaccaccggttttggatgggattacttttaacaccgcataatatgctaaaaagtaccattcaggtacgatatgaagcggagttacaaaccggttcactggtatggagttatctgggtgcgataattcaatcaaaccaaaagccgtttgtaagaaaattaaaccaattagataggatagacatttagcatcggtcattaacatatgaggatagaaggctactttaagtgcggaatcaatacctgcagggttactagaaccatttaaatgtaaatagaagatgtgtaatacaattagaatgcaacctacaaaaggtaatataaagtgcaatacaaagaatcgttttaatgttacatcagatacatagtatccaccgagtaaccaaggtactaaatatggtattggagaaaggagattagtaatgactgtagcaccccagaaactcatctgtccccatggtagtacataaccgaggaaagcagtggctatagtaagtagatataaaactaaaccagacatccaagcagtagttaaataactatagctggagttatacatacctcgagacatgtgtattaagatacacaagaagacgaaagaagcagttgttgcatacaacatcctaaattcccatcctgctgctacctctctaactagatgttgaacactagcaaatgcacaagatgcttcagaagtatatcggaacgctaaagtgatacctgtaattatttggagtacaaaggtaattgcaactaagaaaccaaagttataagatgaatttagattgagagcacaccgataaaagacgaggtgtgcccggaatagactcatggaaatttggtgtgttctcgaaaccatgctagcacaatagaacttcgttaaataactacatattaaaatgagcgcatgtaaactagtcttaaacacaccgctcgtcacgtaacaaatctcaaatcgtactgtagattttatatatgtaccgtaactataaccatggtgacatccaatgttcacgctcatggattcagtgtccaggactacctggcgcttaataacgattccgtcttccagcttccaagcaaacatgattaccgtgatattgaaatccaacacttttagctgtcttaagcagtccagtggggtggtggtgtactgcaatcataaagaacttggttgtctgtatctcataaccggagtcatcttcagtattctaggaactataatgtctt
Protein-coding regions in this window:
- a CDS encoding cytochrome c oxidase subunit iii subfamily protein (encoded by transcript BESB_064250): MTIMLSALSIVVSSVYLKNQHLYTSCTNIMTFTLVVAFLMLVCTEYLGLSLYINDNAFGNGLFILTGIHFSHVIVGAILVFFTQSIYSSLVTYMPTSSIMLSKSKGMLCKIFTEPFTILYLHFVETMWILIHITFYL
- a CDS encoding putative apocytochrome b (encoded by transcript BESB_064260): MSAHYSLVIEQDSFVPYLPYYLIGLIFLQTAFGLIELSHPDNSIPVNRFVTPLHIVPEWYFLAYYAVLKVIPSKTGGLLVFMLSTCQ
- a CDS encoding cytochrome b (encoded by transcript BESB_064270); amino-acid sequence: MLCIKYSGIQRIFEKPTFVYKLYEYHDIHFGSRLLNVSLWVKNVWRQFVPYLPYYLIGLIFLQTAFGLIELSHPDNSIPVNRFVTPLHIVPEWYFLAYYAVLKVIPSKTGGLLVFMSSLINLALLSEIRALNTRMLIRQHFMTRNVVSGWVIIWVYSMIFLIIIGSAIPQATYILYGRLATIVYLTTGLVLCLY
- a CDS encoding uncharacterized protein (encoded by transcript BESB_064280) — protein: MVDINYLFLGVYTTSWTTGLDLEGLCLPDPSSLVLFMTIMLSALSIVVSSVYLKNQHLYTSCTNIMTFTLVVAFLMLVCTEYTDRILVGLATCLVTG
- a CDS encoding cytochrome b (encoded by transcript BESB_064290) — encoded protein: MSLFRAHLVFYRCALNLNSSYNFGFLVAITFVLQIITGITLAFRYTSEASCAFASVQHLVREVAAGWEFRMLYATTASFVFLCILIHMSRGMYNSSYSYLTTAWMSGLVLYLLTIATAFLGYVLPWGQMSFWGATVITNLLSPIPYLVPWLLGGYYVSDVTLKRFFVLHFILPFVGCILIVLHIFYLHLNGSSNPAGIDSALKVAFYPHMLMTDAKCLSYLIGLIFLQTAFGLIELSHPDNSIPVNRFVTPLHIVPEWYFLAYYAVLKVIPSKTGGLLVFMSSLINLALLSEIRALNTRMLIRQHFMTRNVVSGWVIIWVYSMIFLIIIGSAIPQATYILYGRLATIVYLTTGLVLCLY